ATGGGAAGAATAAGTGCACATTTGACACAGAGCTCATTAATATATAGGAGCTTTTGCAGGTCATACTTCGGATTAtcattattattcttatttttgcgCCACTAAATAAACAACCATCATAATcattatgtcatcaataataCATCTAAGCAACCTATCAAACACACGAGGCCCTTTCAAAGTTCCTGGGGGGAAGGAGATGTAGTTCCATCCCCTGTTATATATTTTCGTTTAAAAAATGAGATTCAGAGCGTGCGCGTGCGCGCACACACAATACACAGGGCCCTTGGCCTTCTGCTTCAGCCTTCAGTGGCGTTGCATGATTCAACTTAGGTTTGTACCTGTTCTACTTActgtagaaaaaaattatacaccCAATGTCACAGAACTCAAATGATGATATCACAATTTGCTCTAGTTCAGAAGGGTTTTATGTTGTGAAACTCAAAAGCACTTGGAGAACTGTAAAATTTCTTGTATGCTTCTCCTTTCTTTGTCTATACCAATAAAGTTTAGGTCACTTTTTGGTCAAGAAAATTTGAAGTTTCtcatgaaaataatttatttaaaaaaaaaacaggaaaagagaaggtaaatttgaagaaaagagagaagactAGAGAAAGCTCGTATTCCAAAGTTTAGGTCtctatttgataataaaaaatttattatttttaaataatagcaACCTTTaatattcccccccccccccccccaacaaaaaaaaaaagtatgcatTGTGAGTGGAATAAATCACAGATGTGAAGATGGATAAAGTTCTCCACCAAACCTAAGACCTCATAAgattattcatatatattaaatcaCTTTATGTATTAAATCATTTTAAACTACATGATTATTAAGTATAATACATGATTAAAGATACATACAGATATAAGTCAtgtaacttatttaaataatacaaataaatgaTTTATAAGTCGTTACATGGGTTGGATTAGATTTCTATAAATTGGTTTGGAGGAAAACTTTGTTAATTAGAACATACACATTCGCATATAGGAAAATCTAGTTATAGACTCAATATTACACACTTTATACACACaccctttaaaatttaaacttttagtttaaagGTCTCATTATAAGTGCCCTTAAGGCATTTGTTAATGGacaattttatgaaaattttaatataacttttatggaaaaaaaaaaaaaaagtcaaaaaatttagttacttttttcagtaaaaagtttctaaaaatagtttctaaaccAATGGTCTTAAGgcattctttaatttttttttttcctcaattaaaATTGTGCAATCATGAAatcattttttcaaaacatgatttcagCATGATAATCATTCTTAgaatttagcttttaattaaaattttaaaattgtgttttcaaatacGATTTCAGTCCACGTGGCGGTGTGTATACCATAAGGGTGCACCAAAGAAGAGTATGTGATAAACATTCTCTAAGTTTAGAACACGAGGAAAGTGGCTGACATGAAAACGGCAAAGACATTGCGGTACAAACAAGTAGTCATTGATTCGCCACTTCACTCGCTCCTAGTACCAAAACCAAGGCCTTCTCAGTTCTCAGCCACTCACTGTGTATTCTGAAggcaaaaaaagaggaaaatggaAGGTGGGTCTGCTGCCACTACGAATGGAAATGAAGACAGCGCAAAGAAAGGGTTGGATGGCACAGGTTTGGATCTTCCGCTGAATCGCCATGGAAACTTGAAAAGTGCTTCCAGTGATCAAAGCCTCAAGGACATTCTTCTCCAAATTAAGTCTTCCAAAACCCCTGTAGGCACtcgatgatgttttttattttctgggttgtttttgtttttgaaattatatttgcTTGTTTAGTTTTCATGTTTTGATTAGCTTcagtttattgattttttgaatgATAAAATCCTTGCAGGCAGTTGTCAATTATGGTGCTTCTTGGTAAGTAACTTAACAAAATGTTTAAATGGCTTTTTCCCTATCTTATCTGTGAGCgtcttgtatgaacaccatgtgTTTGATGTAATGATGGTTGGCATATTGAGTTTGCATTTGTATGAGTTAGAGGCAGTTTTGCCAGGAAActggtttttaaattttgattcttaATGCTGTGGACTTTGCTTGCGTTTATCCTCTAATGGGTGGGGAAAATTGAGCTATGGAAATTGCTTGGATCAATTTTCACATTACAAATGGTTTCACTTTGGTCTTCCATTACTAATAGCAGGCTATATACTATATCATGACAAGGTCAAGTATAGTTGAAAACCATTAGCAATTGGCACTAGCAATATTTCTCATGATTGCTCTTATTTGTTCTAGTATCTCATGGTATGGTTCTCTTATTGAAAttgttcctttcttttctttttgaacaaCCCATGAAATTCCTACACAGAATCTATGATATGGAGTAATTTTGATTTGTTATTACTTTTCAGGTGTGGTGTTTGTAGCCAGATCCTCCCTTCATTCTGTCAGCTGAGTAACAATTTCCCAAAGCTCTCTTTCATATATGCAGATATTGACGAATGCCCAGAGACAACGCAGCACATTCGTTATACACCTACGTTTCATTTCTACCGAGATGGTGAAAAGGTAGATGAGATGTATGGTGCTGGAGAAGAGCGGCTGCACGATCGTTTGTGGTTGCACTCCTGAAGACATATCTCAGGATGAACAAACGATATTTAGCTGTAGAGACAATTTACTGTGAGGGTTCTGAATTTGTTAAACCTTATTTATACTTGGCTCATAAGCTACCAgcagtgtctttttttttttttttttggtaatgaattctttttttcttgttctgttTGTAAGATTCACATGGGTGTCAGAATCTTTAGATTGAATGTCTTCATGCTACTATTGCTTCAAAAATGTCTGGTACTAATTATGAATTGCAAGCTATAGATGACGGTTAAATCCACAATTGATAATTCTCAAATCACTGGCAGTAACTTATTCAAATTATAGAAACCAGTTGCCCTGATCTACTTAGAAGAAACAATATAGTAAATTCAAGATTGATCCATTCAAATAAATGACATTATAGAGTCATCATAGACAATGCAGGTGGTTGCGGAAACAATATTTGcagaatgaaaggaaaaaaaaaaaaaaaggcgaaaaaaatgaataaaagacaATGACAGATGAAGCAAAAGCTGTAGGTTCCTATGTTTGCTAACACCTCAACTTAAAGCACACATCTCTTCCGTCTTCTTATCAGGGCTGTGATATTCATCCTCATCATCTGATGTATGCATCCAAGCCTCCTTATTCATTTCCTGCGAGGATAATAATGGCTATGATAATAACCATCCGCAAAAAACTTGCTTGCTTGCTCAAGCTTTGGGCTTGAGAAGCTTCACAGTCTCCCATGTGAAATCTGGGTCTTCACGGCCGAAATGACCATAAGCAGCGGTCTTCTGAAACCTGAAGTTTCCTCCTCTCTTAAGATCTAGATTGATGGCCATCATTCCTGGCCTGAAGTCAAAATTCTCCTTAATCAGAGCTAAAATATCCCTGTCTGGAATCTTCCCTGTTTTGTAGGAGTCCACAAACACTGACAGTGGTTCTGGCACACCAATTGCATAAGAAACCTGCACAATACAGCGTCTAGCAAGCCCTGAAGCCACCACACTCTTTGCTGCCTGCCTAACAATATATGCACCACTGCGGTCCACCTTGGTTGGGTCCTTCCCTGAGAAAGCACCTCCACCATGAGCACCCCACCCACCATAGGTATCAATGATAATCTTCCTGCCAGTAAGTCCTGCATCTCCATGAGGTCCACCAATGACAAACCTACCTGAAGGGTTAAGGTGGAAAATGGTATTATCATCAAGATACTTGGATGGGATGACAGGTTTAATCACATGCTCCTTCAAATCTTTGGCAATTTCATCATTTGTCACAGTCTCGTCATGTTGAGTTGAG
The DNA window shown above is from Quercus lobata isolate SW786 chromosome 7, ValleyOak3.0 Primary Assembly, whole genome shotgun sequence and carries:
- the LOC115952565 gene encoding S-adenosylmethionine synthase 3 translates to METFLYTSESVNEGHPDKLCDQVSDAILDACLEQDPESKVACETCTKTNMVMVFGEITTKAKVDYEKIVRDTCRGIGFVSADVGLDADKCNVLVNIEQQSPDIAQGVHGHLTKKPEEIGAGDQGHMFGYATDETPELMPLTHVLATKLGAKLTEVRKNKTCPWLRPDGKTQVTVEYQNENGAMVPIRVHTVLISTQHDETVTNDEIAKDLKEHVIKPVIPSKYLDDNTIFHLNPSGRFVIGGPHGDAGLTGRKIIIDTYGGWGAHGGGAFSGKDPTKVDRSGAYIVRQAAKSVVASGLARRCIVQVSYAIGVPEPLSVFVDSYKTGKIPDRDILALIKENFDFRPGMMAINLDLKRGGNFRFQKTAAYGHFGREDPDFTWETVKLLKPKA
- the LOC115952567 gene encoding thioredoxin-like 3-3 — translated: MEGGSAATTNGNEDSAKKGLDGTGLDLPLNRHGNLKSASSDQSLKDILLQIKSSKTPAVVNYGASWCGVCSQILPSFCQLSNNFPKLSFIYADIDECPETTQHIRYTPTFHFYRDGEKVDEMYGAGEERLHDRLWLHS